A genomic region of Ciona intestinalis unplaced genomic scaffold, KH HT000177.2, whole genome shotgun sequence contains the following coding sequences:
- the zf(cxxc)-5 gene encoding LOW QUALITY PROTEIN: DNA (cytosine-5)-methyltransferase 1 (The sequence of the model RefSeq protein was modified relative to this genomic sequence to represent the inferred CDS: inserted 1 base in 1 codon) — protein MSKEGDVSCSSEGKKQPTILDMFARKSKRKAPTKSPRGDSQVVTPDGKKPRRDRDVSDKENEKPGIKVEVKKSSMKCRECRQLLDDVAIFGGDVDQAEEEFVLLTHESLSLFVGNEETGRPQHKITDFTVYDKSTHLCPFDAGLIEKNVELYFSGLVKPIYDEDPGVGTGIPGKRLGPINEWFTAGFDGGEKALVGFSSAFADYFLMEPSHAYAPLWASIQEKIHMSKIVIEFLSDVPDADYEDLVNRIQTSVPPPTLGVAKFTEDSLLRHAQFVVEQVESYDNARSDEEDSLLGTTCVRDLIHLAGVTLGKRRVARRSAVVKEKAMKASSTKATTTRLVAEVMEKFFGGTVDVTTGNKIRRRRCGVCEACLKPECGKCTSCKDMVKFGGGGKLKQTCIDRRCPNLGLDLMEDSDPDDKDEKVKPSPSKMKVIKAGKVTTSWVGEALYEEGGKVYYPGVRVGGDVIEGGECVSVKNKDEGGLPYIGRVVYMWGESGGKMVHVDWFMRAADTILQETSQPDELLIIDECDDLSVECIAGKVDVSHRVPHQNWSFMGGVEEQHPTTDGVSSFYYQKMYVPEFARFVDPPSNEPTDDPDFCPSCVRINEGKMRQVAVGKNELKRENGKIFYEFVCKDGVEYGVGDSVYLSVETYSFKSKNKHKKQVLPKSLDEIDEDEYPEFYRKGGYVKGSNLEVAEPFRIGRINEIFGGKKXSISLVVTKFYRPENTNKPLKSNSYCDLNLLYWSNDKVEVDFSFVEGKCEVECELDLSVTVAEYSRKAANRFYFSEVYNEEDGTFTVPPSTARRSGVELLKQKAKGVKPKLTKMNKMMKKDETIVGEDETKIPKLRSLDVFSGCGGLSEGFHQAGIAEPSYAIELWEPAAQAYRLNNPGATVFTEDCNVLLEMVMNGEERSKCGQRLPQKGDVELLCGGPPCQGFSGMNRFNSREYSRFKNSLVVSYLSYCDYYRPRFFLLENVRNFVSFKNCMVLKLSLAALLRMGYQCTFGVLQAGHYGVSQTRRRAIILAAAPGEQLPLYPEPLHTFSTRGGSLSAQVGDTRYTNNIKWSTSAPYRTITVHDAMSDLPKIPNGHAKLEMPYTGEPLTHFQRMMRGKDYQGVVRDHICKDMSPLVAARMALIPLIPGSDWRDLPNKPHKLSDGTTAKVLRYEYHDKKQGRSSTGGMRGVCSCAEGRACDAMDRQFNTLIPWCLPHTGNRHNNWAGLYGRLCWDGFFSTTVTNPEPMGKQGRVLHPQQHRVVSVRECARSQGFPDSYRFFGSILDKHREVGNAVPPPMSKAIGLQIKKSLEWKVQQ, from the exons AGTCGTTGTCGTTGTTTGTGGGGAACGAGGAAACAGGGCGACCTCAACATAAGATAACTG ATTTCACGGTATACGACAAGAGCACCCACTTGTGTCCGTTTGACGCCGGTTTAATCGAGAAGAATGTTGAGCTTTACTTTAGTGGGCTGGTGAAGCCGATTTATGACGAAGACCCCGGGGTTGGGACGGGGATTCCCGGGAAAAGGTTGGGGCCGATCAATGAGTGGTTTACGGCAG gcTTTGATGGCGGAGAGAAAGCTCTCGTTGGATTCTCGTCGGCGTTCGCTGATTATTTCCTGATGGAGCCGTCACACGCTTACGCCCCCCTGTGGGCGAGTATTCAAGAGAAAATCCACATGAGTAAAATTGTCATCGAGTTTCTCTCGGATGTCCCCGACGCAGATTACGAAGATCTCGTCAATCGGATCCAAACATCTGTCCCTCCCCCAACACTAGGTGTCGCCAAGTTCACCGAGGATTCGTTGCTTCGTCACGCCCAGTTTGTGGTCGAACAG GTTGAGTCGTACGACAACGCACGATCGGACGAGGAAGATTCTTTACTTGGAACCACATGTGTTAGGGACCTCATCCATCTTGCTGGGGTAACGTTGGGTAAACGACGGGTGGCGCGTCGCTCGGCTGTCGTGAAGGAGAAAGCTATGaag GCATCATCTACGAAAGCCACCACCACGAGGTTGGTCGCCGAGGTGATGGAAAAGTTCTTCGGGGGAACGGTGGATGTAACGACCGGGAATAAAATAAGACGGAGGAG GTGCGGGGTTTGCGAAGCTTGTTTGAAACCAGAATGTGGGAAATGTACATCGTGTAAGGACATGGTCAAGTTTGGTGGCGGGGGCAAGTTGAAACAGACGTGTATCGACCGAAGATGTCCCAACTTGGGGCTGGATTTGATGGAGGATTCGGATCCCGACGACAAAGATGAAAAAGTGAAACCGTCACCGTCGAAGATGAAAGTTATCAAAGCTGGGAAGGTCACGACCTCATGGGTGGGGGAGGCGTTGTATGAGGAGGGGGGTAAAGTATATTACCCCGGGGTTCGGGTGGGGGGTGATGTCATAGAGGGGGGTGAGTGCGTATCGGTAAAGAACAAAGATGAGGGTGGGTTGCCGTACATTGGGAGGGTTGTGTATATGTGGGGAGAaagtggggggaagatggtacacgtGGATTGGTTCATGAGAGCTGCTGATACGATATTACAAGAAACCTCTCAACCCGATGAACTTTTGATCATCGATGAATGCGACGACTTATCGGTGGAATGTATCGCTGGGAAAGTTGATGTGAGCCATCGCGTCCCGCATCAGAATTGGTCGTTTATGGGAGGCGTAGAAGAACAACACCCAACAACGGATGGTGTTTCGAGTTTCTACTACCAGAAGATGTACGTGCCTGAGTTTGCGAGGTTCGTTGACCCACCATCCAACGAACCCACCGATGACCCCGACTTTTGCCCCAGTTGCGTTCGTATTAACGAGGGGAAAATGAGACAGGTTGCGGTCGGGAAGAATGAGTTGAAACGAGAAAacggaaaaatattttatgagtTTGTTTGTAAAGACGGGGTTGAGTATGGGGTTGGGGATTCCGTGTATTTGTCCGTGGAAACATATTCCTTTAAATCAAAGAACAAACATAAGAAACAAGTTTTGCCGAAAAGTTTGGACGAGATTGACGAAGATGAATATCCGGAGTTTTATCGGAAGGGAGGTTATGTGAAGGGGAGCAACCTGGAGGTGGCCGAGCCGTTTCGCATCGGGAGGATCAACGAGATATTTGGGGGGAAGA GGAGTATAAGTTTGGTTGTCACAAAGTTTTATCGGCcggaaaatacaaacaaaccgTTGAAGTCGAACTCGTATTGTGACCTCAACCTGCTGTATTGGAGCAATGATAAAGTTGAGGTCGATTTCAGTTTCGTGGAAGGAAAATGTGAAGTTGAATGTGAGTTAGACCTCAGTGTCACTGTGGCTGAATATTCAAGGAAAGCCGCGAACAGGTTTTACTTCAGCGAGGTTTACAACGAGGAAGACGGAACTTTCACCGTACCCCCGTCTACTGCGAGGAGGTCAGGGGTCGAACTGCTCAAACAAAAAGCTAAAGGAGTAAAACCCAAACTTACCAAGATGAACAAAATGATGAAGAAAGATGAGACGattgtgggggaagatgagacaaaGATCCCGAAGTTACGATCGTTGGATGTCTTCTCGGGGTGTGGGGGGTTATCGGAGGGGTTCCACCAAGCGGGGATTGCCGAACCATCGTATGCCATTGAACTGTGGGAGCCGGCTGCTCAAGCGTATCGCCTCAACAACCCCGGGGCGACCGTGTTTACAGAAGATTGCAACGTGTTGTTGGAGATGGTGATGAACGGAGAAGAACGCAGTAAATGTGGCCAACGACTGCCACAAAAGGGCGATGTGGAGTTACTATGTGGGGGACCTCCATGTCAAGGTTTCAGCGGAATGAATCGATTCAACTCGAGGGAATACTCGAGGTTCAAGAATTCACTTGTCGTGTCGTATCTGTCTTATTGCGATTATTATCGGCCGAGATTCTTTTTGTTGGAAAACGTTCGAAACTTTGTTTCGTTCAAGAACTGTATGGTGTTGAAGTTGTCGCTTGCTGCTTTGTTAAGGATGGGTTACCAATGTACCTTCGGGGTGTTGCAAGCGGGGCATTACGGAGTGTCACAAACCCGTCGTCGAGCTATTATACTCGCTGCTGCCCCCGGTGAGCAACTACCATTGTATCCCGAACCCCTCCACACTTTCTCCACACGAGGGGGCAGTTTATCCGCGCAGGTCGGCGACACGAGGTACACGAACAACATCAAGTGGTCGACGTCGGCTCCGTATCGAACGATCACCGTGCACGATGCGATGTCGGATCTACCAAAGATACCAAACGGACACGCCAAACTTGAGATGCCATACACAGGAGAGCCATTAACGCACTTTCAACGGATGATGCGCGGCAAGGATTATCAGGGTGTCGTACGCGACCATATTTGTAAAGACATGAGCCCTCTAGTGGCAGCAAGGATGGCTCTCATCCCGTTAATCCCCGGCTCCGATTGGCGCGACCTTCCAAACAAACCTCACAAATTATCCGACGGCACGACGGCAAAAGTGTTGAGGTACGAATACCATGACAAGAAACAGGGTCGCAGCTCGACGGGAGGCATGAGGGGCGTATGTTCGTGCGCTGAGGGTCGAGCATGTGACGCCATGGATCGTCAGTTCAACACTTTGATACCATGGTGTCTCCCACATACAGGCAACCGACATAATAACTGGGCTGGGTTGTACGGTAGATTGTGTTGGGACGGATTCTTCAGCACAACGGTCACCAACCCTGAACCTATGGGTAAACAGGGGAGGGTGTTGCATCCACAGCAACACCGTGTGGTGAGCGTGAGGGAGTGCGCACGATCACAAGGGTTCCCGGATTCGTATCGTTTCTTCGGTAGTATACTTGACAAACATCGCGAGGTTGGCAACGCGGTTCCCCCCCCCATGTCCAAAGCTATCGGATTGCAAATCAAGAAGTCACTCGAGTGGAAAGTACAACAATGA
- the LOC778534 gene encoding transcription factor protein (The RefSeq protein has 1 substitution, 1 non-frameshifting indel compared to this genomic sequence), translated as MATGSDEPRSNAIISMPFNNRWKEGSLGENNPNFRVEIRSGAGGVGGKNPTSVARRNARERRRIKNVNSAFDELRQHVPNGERNRKKISKVDTLQSAIEYIKALEELVRNRKSKSDVINKENATTSSNAMTSQNDDIMFVKEAEVTSQRKKDSKSPVALTESMLKAFDVMLQKCTSQSKTKEDDDVIRMDSTSDSGFSEILCDVTSGGESMTNLPPNIPESPILQSNNCDVSFESLQGFPPSYNPQRFTPYPTYMGEWSHMPPTPGEFPPVDQITPTLQLPVGFSNDFPANDADWLNHNHF; from the exons atGGCGACCGGAAGTGACGAACCGCGGTCGAACGCGATAATATCGATGCCGTTCAACAACAGATGGAAGGAGGGAAGTTTGGGGGAAAATAACCCAAACTTCCGAGTTGAGATTCGGAGTGGGGCTGGGGGGAAAAACCCCACCAGTGTAGCGAGGCGAAATGCACGGGAACGACGAAGGATTAAAAACGTGAATTCAGCATTCGACGAATTGAGACAACATGTGCCTAATGGTGAAAGAAATCGGAAGAAGATTAGTAAG GTGGACACGTTACAATCTGCTATCGAATATATTAAAGCATTAGAAGAACTCGTGCGTAACCGGAAGTCcaaaagtgacgtcatcaataaaGAGAACGCTACAACGTCATCGAAcgctatgacgtcacaaaacgaTGACATCATGTTTGTAAAGGAAGctgaagtgacgtcacagaagaaaaaagattcgaaatctCCGGTAGCGTTAACGGAGTCTATGCTAAAGGCGTTTGACGTCATGCTGCAAAAATGTACGTCACAATCGAAGACAAAAgaagatgatgacgtcataaggaTGGATTCGACGAGCGACAGCGGTTTCTCCGAGAtcctctgtgatgtcacaagcgGCGGGGAATCGATGACGAATTTGCCGCCAAATATTCCAGAATCCCCGATCTTACAATCGaacaattgtgacgtcagtttTGAATCGTTGCAGGGGTTTCCCCCAAGTTACAACCCCCAACGTTTTACCCCTTACCCCACGTACATGGGTGAGTGGTCCCACATGCCCCCTACCCCAGGAGAATTCCCCCCAGTAGACCAAATTACCCCAACCCTTCAACTTCCGGTTGGATTTTCAAACGATTTTCCCGCCAATGACGCTGATTGGTTAAACCACAATCATTTCTGA